A segment of the Sanyastnella coralliicola genome:
AGACTTAACTGATTTCTTCATGGGTGGTGTGACTTTCACTTTCCCGGCAGGAGCTTCTATTGCAGCTGGTGAGTACATCATCGTTGCTATCGATCCTCCATTCTACACTGGAAATGGATACCAAGTATTTGGACCGTTTACAGGAGGTCTAGGAAACTCTGGTGAGACGGTATCGATTTTCGATAACGCTGGCGTTCTCGCAGATGAAGTTCCTTATGACGACGGTAACGGTTGGCCAACTTCTCCTGATGGAGCGGGTCCTTCATTGGAGCTTGCAGATCTAGCGGCTGACAACAGCGATGCGGCAAATTGGCAAGCATCATGTGATGATAACGGAACTCCTGGTGCGGCGAATAGCACGCTTCCTTGTAACCCTTCAGTACCAGGAACAATCGTTGAGATTCAAACAGGAGTTATCGCAACGGGAACAACAGTTGAAACGAACGGTATCGTGACAGGTGTTTACGCTTCTCTTTACACAGTCCAAGATGGAACTGGGGCAAACTCTGGAATCTGGGTTGAAGGTACAGGTGTTGCTCTTGGAGATGACGTAACTGTAGTTGGTGACGTTGCTGAATCATTCGACCTAACAATCATTCAGAACGCACTAGTGACTATCAATACTTCAGGAAACGCTCTTCCTGCGGCTGAGCTTCTTAGCACACTTGCTATCAACGATGAGCAGTGGGAAGGAGTACTCGTTGAAACTACAGGATTGGTTGACAACGGTGATCTAGGATTCGGTGAGTGGAGCATTGATGATGCTTCAGGACCAGTTCGTATCGACGACGTGAACGGCGTAGCTGTTACTCCAACAGTTGTTGGTGACCAGTACACAGTGATCGGACCATTGTACTACTCATTTGGCGCATACAAGATTGCTCCACGTGATAACGCAACTGATATCTTGAAGTGGGGATGTACTGATGTGGCTTTCCCTAACTACGACCCAGCAGCGGTGATCGATGATGGTTCTTGTGGTGTTGTTCCTGGATGTACAGATCCAACGGCTGACAACTACGATCCATCAGCAACAATTGACGATGGTTCTTGTATCATCAGCGGATGTACAGACCCAACAGCGTTGAACTACAATGCCAATGCGAACAACGATGACGGTTCTTGTTACTTCACACTACCAAACTTGGTGATCAACGAGATCCACTACAACCCTTGTACTGATCAAGGTGATGATACGATCTACGAATTCGTAGAGATCTACAATGCAGATGCAGTTTCTGTAGATCTAGAAGGAATCACATTCTCTGCAGGTATCGATTTCACTTTCGGTGCTGGTGCAACGATCGCAGCTGGTGAGTACATCATCGTAGCTGTAACGGCTGCTACTTACGCAGGAAACGGTTACCAAGTATTTGAAGCGAACTCTGGTGGCTTCTCTAATGGAGGTGAGGTAGTGACAATCTCTGACGCATTCGGAAACGTAATTGACACTGTTACCTATGATGATGGAAACGGATGGCCAACTTCGCCTGATGGAGGATGTCCTTCATTGGAGTTGATCGATCCCGCATTGGATAACACTGACCCTGCAAACTGGCAAGGTTCATACGTAGACAACGGGACTCCAGGAGCGGTGAATTCTATGCCTCCTCCATCTACGAACTACACCATCTTCGAAATCCAATCAGATGTAGACGTTGACGGTGGTTCTAACAAGTCAGGTGAATACGTAACTACTTCAGGTGTAGTAACAGGCGTTTACTCAAACGGTCAGTTCGCTATGCAAGATGGTACAGGTGCATACTCAGGTATCTGGGTTGAAGGTACAGGTGTTGCTGTAGGTGACGAAGTCGATGTTACAGGTACTGTAACTGAGTTCTTCGGATTGACTTTGATCTCGAACACTGCATTCATCACCGTATTGACTAGCGGAAACGCACTTCCGGCTCCTCAGCTATTGGTGACAAACGGGATCAACGACGAGCAGTGGGAAGGTGTTCTTGTTTCTGTAACAGGACCAGTTTCTAACGGTGACGTTGGTTTCGGAGAATGGGCAGTGAACGACGGGTCTGGTGACGGACTAGTGGATGACCTAGGAATTCTTCTAGCGCCCGTTGACGCAGGAGTTACTTACACTGTGACTGGACCAAACTACTACAGCTTCGGAGCATTTAAGATGCAGCCACGTGATTTGAACGATACACAGCGTTGGGGATGTACAGATAACTCATTCCCGAACTTTGATCCTCTAGCGGTGATCGATGACGGTTCTTGTGGAAACATCCCAGGATGTACTGATCCAGCAGCTGATAACTACGATCCTACGGCAACGGTAGATGATGGTTCTTGTGTATTCTCAGGATGTACAGACCCAACTGCATTGAACTACAACGCTGCAGCTACTATCGATGACGGATCTTGTTACTTCACACTACCAAACTTGGTAATCAACGAAATCCACTACAACCCATGTGCACCGCAAGGAGAAGATTTCGATTACGAGTTCGTTGAGATCTACAACGCAGAAGCGACAACAGTTGACTTGGAGGGATTCACTTTCGCAGCTGGTTTCGACTTTACATTCCCTGCAGGAGCACAGATGGCAGCTGGTGAGTACATCATCGTAGCTGTGACTGCGGCTACATACGCTGGAAATGGTTACCAGGTATTCGAAGTAGAATTCGGAAACTTGAGCAACACCGGAGAGACCATCCAGTTGACGGATGCCTTTGGTAACGTGATTGATGAAGTGACTTACGCTGATTCAGCACCATGGCCAACGGATCCTGATGGAGCGTGTACAACGCTTGAGTTGATCGACGAAGCATTAGACAATGCTGATGCTGCAAACTGGCAAAGCTCTTACGTTCTTTACGGAACACCTGGAGCTCAGAACTCAGCTCTTGTTGATGGATGTACTGATCCTACAGCATGTAACTACGACGCTGCAGCCAATGTAGACGACGGTTCTTGTGACTTCACTAGCTGCTTCGGTTGTACTTACCCAACGGCAGACAACTACGATGCGACAGCAACAGTAGACGACGGATCATGTGTGTTCACTAACTCTTGTCCTGAAGACTTGAACCAGGATGGTATTGTGAACGCAGCTGACCTTCTTCAATTCCTA
Coding sequences within it:
- a CDS encoding lamin tail domain-containing protein; translated protein: MKRLLTFIALLAGVFALSTAQAQVNIIDEQLRDGAAPAGWGVTDVAFTTSAGGYANFTGTTGVLETTVVDLTPYTTVDLTFTVAKFGSGDDGPITVEVSDDGGATFTAQTFDSPTPTSSTYLTSGPTTITATGNNVVIRFSAANSASNKRVRDVVLVGFAGGTPGCTDVTACNYDASATIDDGSCEFVSCAGCTDPTACNYDMSATIDDASCFFVGDACDDGDAATINDLVQADCGCAGTVASTVDLIITEIHYNGNDGAGFPDGNYEFVEIYNNEAVAVDLTDFFMGGVTFTFPAGASIAAGEYIIVAIDPPFYTGNGYQVFGPFTGGLGNSGETVSIFDNAGVLADEVPYDDGNGWPTSPDGAGPSLELADLAADNSDAANWQASCDDNGTPGAANSTLPCNPSVPGTIVEIQTGVIATGTTVETNGIVTGVYASLYTVQDGTGANSGIWVEGTGVALGDDVTVVGDVAESFDLTIIQNALVTINTSGNALPAAELLSTLAINDEQWEGVLVETTGLVDNGDLGFGEWSIDDASGPVRIDDVNGVAVTPTVVGDQYTVIGPLYYSFGAYKIAPRDNATDILKWGCTDVAFPNYDPAAVIDDGSCGVVPGCTDPTADNYDPSATIDDGSCIISGCTDPTALNYNANANNDDGSCYFTLPNLVINEIHYNPCTDQGDDTIYEFVEIYNADAVSVDLEGITFSAGIDFTFGAGATIAAGEYIIVAVTAATYAGNGYQVFEANSGGFSNGGEVVTISDAFGNVIDTVTYDDGNGWPTSPDGGCPSLELIDPALDNTDPANWQGSYVDNGTPGAVNSMPPPSTNYTIFEIQSDVDVDGGSNKSGEYVTTSGVVTGVYSNGQFAMQDGTGAYSGIWVEGTGVAVGDEVDVTGTVTEFFGLTLISNTAFITVLTSGNALPAPQLLVTNGINDEQWEGVLVSVTGPVSNGDVGFGEWAVNDGSGDGLVDDLGILLAPVDAGVTYTVTGPNYYSFGAFKMQPRDLNDTQRWGCTDNSFPNFDPLAVIDDGSCGNIPGCTDPAADNYDPTATVDDGSCVFSGCTDPTALNYNAAATIDDGSCYFTLPNLVINEIHYNPCAPQGEDFDYEFVEIYNAEATTVDLEGFTFAAGFDFTFPAGAQMAAGEYIIVAVTAATYAGNGYQVFEVEFGNLSNTGETIQLTDAFGNVIDEVTYADSAPWPTDPDGACTTLELIDEALDNADAANWQSSYVLYGTPGAQNSALVDGCTDPTACNYDAAANVDDGSCDFTSCFGCTYPTADNYDATATVDDGSCVFTNSCPEDLNQDGIVNAADLLQFLGAFGSACE